The Lepeophtheirus salmonis chromosome 6, UVic_Lsal_1.4, whole genome shotgun sequence DNA window AGGCAGAGAAGGAAACCGTGATGAAAGCATGAAAAGGCCGTGAAGGAATGGCGTAAACGAAAACGTATGGTGTTGAACATTACTGAAGCCGTATTAGAAAGCTATCCTAAGTCGAAAAAGGCGCTATTTGAGGAAATTGAAATTGAGACAGATGAGGATGCCGGCGTTCAAATCCCGGATATCTATTGAATATAAGACTTATGTGTAATTTTATATGGaaaagaatgaattatatatttatttattaacttttttttgtgacttaataaaatttgacaatggGATAGTAATTATTATAGCTTTTCACatttatatagcaaaaataGTCTTGTAATCATATAATGCGGgaatatattgtgtattttaatatgtatagcTTCATACGAGTATTGTATTACTGTTTCTCTATTAATGAAGAGAGTAAACGATAAATGAATTATCATTAGTTGTCCAAGAAATTTTCATAGTCACTCCCACGCGGCTGCCTATTCACCCAAACTTGATGCAAGGACACTGAGAGCGTAAGAACGTATAGACACGCCGCAATAAAGCAATTATACGCATTATTGTCATATCCAATCTCTAATTGTTGAATATAAGTCTCTGGAGACTCAAAAGCCTCTTTCTCATTCTCAATTTTGACATCCTCGATAAGTGCCACAGCCCGGAATTTGAAAAAGAACCCCAGGAGTGTGAGTTGAATGACACCCCAAATACTGAGTACTAAACCACACCAACTCAGCTTGGGACCACAGAGTTTGAATCTTTTCATTCTGTGAAATACTAAGTAAAGATACGGATTTACTATTATTTCGTACTGACAACCAGCTGTTGCACAATATGAGTAAGAAGAGAGAATTTACATTACAAAACTACTACCCTAGTTTCAACTTTCATGGATTCATCATCATTCATCGTTCTTCAGCCAGCTGAATAAGGAAGAAAggtatataaaatagttataccaaaaatccattgtattattataaagcgTTTGTTCCCTTTCTCTAGCTCTCATCCCCAATAATAATAGGCAAACGTAGCAAGTTCGATGCTTGCTTCTCTTCTTTAGATCTTCAGATTCAAAGAACATAGACGTcagttctttattattatactgGTATACATATTGTAACAATATTCACAATATTTGCAGCTTCTACAATAATAATCATCAGTCTGATTAACTCCATACaggctaaaatgatttttattttgtacctaTTTCTCACGGTTTAAAAGAAATAACCCATCCTAACTGAGTAATGTTTTAAACgccaatatatttgataaatctgAAATCTTCAAACCAACTTTTTCTCAGTCACAAATCTTTTACTCCATAAACTACTTTGCATAAAAGTAACGTGATTCTACAAAAATACGGATAAATGCAACTTTTCGACGTAAATTCTaagtaaaaaattctaaagGACTCACAAATAATAAGATACGAATATTTTTGCGAATTTCCTTGAGCCTTATTGGTTCTTATATCAATTTCTATCTTAATGTTGGAAGAAGATTCGTTCAATATAATGAGCCTGACAATTCCAATATtgaggaaattaaaataaatgaataaataatcaatattatttagcaattaaaacttaaaacagcgaaaaataactcataatatgaaattaagaGCAAATGTCATTGTGCCAATGTatttaagtaatcaaaaaattgGGGGTTGTCTTCACTTTGGATAAGAGCTACATTTTTGCTTGGACCAAGGAGATAATTTTATCCAGATTGTTctgtatttgttaaataataatctacTTTTCCCTTATCCTTTCTTTCAATGGTTGTGCTACAAATAGATAATTCCCTCTCATAATTAATGAGTAGTGACAAATaactattcaaattattatttaaagttttgttttattcatcAACAAATCTGTATAgcttacttatataattataacgaAGTAAAAGTGTTATTATGCATTTATGGATATGAtagaaaaactgtatttttcaaattgagttTTTCAGTGggtatattatagtattaattatataatcatggaataaatattatattatttaataaagggaaaaaaaatgagtataacAAATGATGAAACATGAATCCAAAGTTAAGAGGATGCCTTTGAGTTGCAGGCATGAACAATATTAAAGAGAATATCTTTTTCCAAAGCACGTAgttgaatacaatatttttgatgaagaaGAAGTGCTCCTTCCCCTTCCTTCATCTCCAAGAGCTTATTATCCTCCTCTAGACTATTAGGATATGACTTAATCAACAATTCACAGCGtgttttaagataattatagGCTTTATCATCAAAAGGAGTCTTGGTCTCTAGAGTTAACGACTTCCAGCTCGCATCATCCTTCTTCAAGTATTCATTCAGCTCTGATTCGTTCATAGAATTGATCCTAAGGAAACTTAATAATAGCTCCTCAATCATAGGACTATTTTTCTTCAGCGCATAGCTCCCTTGAGAAGAAGAATCTGGGATCTTTTCAAGAAGTGAGTTTTTGAGTGCAAAGAGAGGATCATTCTTTCCGAA harbors:
- the LOC121119521 gene encoding ribonuclease kappa-B, which codes for MKRFKLCGPKLSWCGLVLSIWGVIQLTLLGFFFKFRAVALIEDVKIENEKEAFESPETYIQQLEIGYDNNAYNCFIAACLYVLTLSVSLHQVWVNRQPRGSDYENFLDN